One Bombus fervidus isolate BK054 chromosome 7, iyBomFerv1, whole genome shotgun sequence genomic region harbors:
- the LOC141445791 gene encoding uncharacterized protein, translating to MDSDKNNKINISDETKTTSQKRDEDNTYDTNDTYLMTDNIATDERKPKKKITITVDEDDPCLKQEEEKRHVRSVFPGEDPRFQQQNQTLRCWVMYHDFYRCERTLGEGSDVCTWFKQVFTSICPREWISRWDELRVKDKLI from the exons atggattctgataaaaacaataaaattaatatttcggaTGAAACGAAAACTACTTCTCAAAAAAGAGATGAAGATAATACGTATGATACGAATGATACATATTTAATGACTGATAATATTGCAACAGATGAAAGAAAACCGAAGAAAAAGATAACTATAACTGTAGACGAAGATGATCCATGTCTTAAacaggaagaggaaaagagacaTGTACGATCTGTATTTCCTGGTGAAGATCCAAG ATTTCAACAACAAAATCAAACATTACGCTGTTGGGTAATGTATCATGATTTCTATCGTTGCGAACGTACTTTAGGAGAGGGATCAGACGTATGCACTTGGTTTAAACAAGTTTTTACATCTATATGTCCAAGGGAATGGATTAGTCGATGGGATGAACTTAGAGTTAAGGACAAATTAATCTaa
- the Wol gene encoding dolichyl-phosphate beta-glucosyltransferase wollknaeuel isoform X1, translating into MIPLGHLLLYAILFAVICIIVFSIILFVMTKPYPEIWQDEKEKYFFNPKTKKTEAFPSLYEKWSVHLSVIVPAYNEEQRLPVMLDECLEYLENRTKNGCTYEVIIVSDGSSDKTVDIAHQYALKYDNIRVLNLVKNRGKGGAVRLGILSARGSVILFADADGATKFTDLKKLNDSLKNILGFDYIDKPNEVSTSHAIVCGSRAHLEKEETAKRTFFRLLLMHGFHFLVWFWGVRGIRDTQCGFKLITRESARVVFQALHVERWAFDVEMLYIARILNIPIIEIPVNWTEIEGSKIVPFWSWLQMGKDLFFIWYKYRIGAWKIKRSKQT; encoded by the exons atgataCCGTTAGGGCATTTACTTCTTTATGCTATTTTATTTGcagtaatatgtataattgtg ttttctataatattatttgtaatgaCAAAACCATATCCAGAAATATGGCAagatgaaaaggaaaaatactttttcaatccaaaaacgaaaaaaacagAAGCTTTCCCGTCTTTATATGAAAAATGGAGCGTACATTTAAGTGTTATAGTACCAGCTTATAATGAAGAGCAAAGAT tgCCAGTAATGTTAGATGAGTGTTTGGAATATTTGGAAAACCGTACAAAAAATGGGTGTACTTATGAAGTGATTATAGTTAGCGATGGAAGTTCAGATAAAACTGTGGATATTGCTCATCAGTATGCATTAAAATATGATAACATTAGAGTATTAAATCTTGTTAAAAACAGAGGGAAAGGTGGGGCAGTAAGATTG gGTATACTAAGTGCAAGAGGAAGCGTAATATTATTTGCAGATGCTGATGGTGCTACTAAGTTTACagatttaaaaaagttaaatgatagtttgaaaaatatattaggaT TTGATTATATAGATAAACCAAATGAAGTCAGTACTTCTCATGCAATAGTATGTGGATCTAGAGCTCAtttagagaaagaagaaactgcTAAAAGAACCTTTTTTCGATTGTTACTAATGCATGGATTCCATTTCCTAGTGTGGTTTTGGGGAGTCAGAGGTATTAGGGATACACAGTGTGGTTTTAAACTTATAACACGTGAATCTGCAAGAGTTGTATTTCAAGCTCTACATGTTGAACGTTGGGCATTTGATGtagaaatgttatatattgcAAGAATTCTAAACATTCCTATTATTGAGATTCCTGTGAATTGGACAGAAATTGAAGGATCCAAAATAGTCCCTTTCTGGAGTTGGTTACAAATGggtaaagatttatttttcatttggtATAAGTACAGAATTGGGgcatggaaaataaaaagatctaAACAAACGTAA
- the Wol gene encoding dolichyl-phosphate beta-glucosyltransferase wollknaeuel isoform X2 produces the protein MTKPYPEIWQDEKEKYFFNPKTKKTEAFPSLYEKWSVHLSVIVPAYNEEQRLPVMLDECLEYLENRTKNGCTYEVIIVSDGSSDKTVDIAHQYALKYDNIRVLNLVKNRGKGGAVRLGILSARGSVILFADADGATKFTDLKKLNDSLKNILGFDYIDKPNEVSTSHAIVCGSRAHLEKEETAKRTFFRLLLMHGFHFLVWFWGVRGIRDTQCGFKLITRESARVVFQALHVERWAFDVEMLYIARILNIPIIEIPVNWTEIEGSKIVPFWSWLQMGKDLFFIWYKYRIGAWKIKRSKQT, from the exons atgaCAAAACCATATCCAGAAATATGGCAagatgaaaaggaaaaatactttttcaatccaaaaacgaaaaaaacagAAGCTTTCCCGTCTTTATATGAAAAATGGAGCGTACATTTAAGTGTTATAGTACCAGCTTATAATGAAGAGCAAAGAT tgCCAGTAATGTTAGATGAGTGTTTGGAATATTTGGAAAACCGTACAAAAAATGGGTGTACTTATGAAGTGATTATAGTTAGCGATGGAAGTTCAGATAAAACTGTGGATATTGCTCATCAGTATGCATTAAAATATGATAACATTAGAGTATTAAATCTTGTTAAAAACAGAGGGAAAGGTGGGGCAGTAAGATTG gGTATACTAAGTGCAAGAGGAAGCGTAATATTATTTGCAGATGCTGATGGTGCTACTAAGTTTACagatttaaaaaagttaaatgatagtttgaaaaatatattaggaT TTGATTATATAGATAAACCAAATGAAGTCAGTACTTCTCATGCAATAGTATGTGGATCTAGAGCTCAtttagagaaagaagaaactgcTAAAAGAACCTTTTTTCGATTGTTACTAATGCATGGATTCCATTTCCTAGTGTGGTTTTGGGGAGTCAGAGGTATTAGGGATACACAGTGTGGTTTTAAACTTATAACACGTGAATCTGCAAGAGTTGTATTTCAAGCTCTACATGTTGAACGTTGGGCATTTGATGtagaaatgttatatattgcAAGAATTCTAAACATTCCTATTATTGAGATTCCTGTGAATTGGACAGAAATTGAAGGATCCAAAATAGTCCCTTTCTGGAGTTGGTTACAAATGggtaaagatttatttttcatttggtATAAGTACAGAATTGGGgcatggaaaataaaaagatctaAACAAACGTAA
- the Alg-2 gene encoding apoptosis-linked gene-2 isoform X1 has product MSFVSPMPSREFLWDVFQRVDKDRSGTITAEELQQALSNGTWTPFNPETVRLMIGMFDIDKTDPDSSGMFDKNQKGTVSFEEFGALWKYVTDWENCFRSFDRDNSGNIDRHELKTALLNFGYRLSDQIIDTLIRKYDRAGRGTIYFDDFIQCCIVLYTLTTAFRQLDTDMDGVIIIHYEQFLGMVFNLKI; this is encoded by the exons ATGTCTTTTGTATCGCCTATGCCTAGTCGAGAATTTCTCTGGGATGTTTTTCAAAG AGTTGATAAGGATAGATCTGGTACAATTACTGCAGAGGAATTACAGCAGGCTCTTTCTAATGGGACTTGGACACCATTTAATCCAGAAACAGTTCGTTTAATGATTG GTATGTTTGACATTGACAAAACTGATCCTGATTCTTCAGGTATGTTTGATAAAAATCAAAAGGGAACAGTTAGTTTTGAAGAATTTGGAGCTCTGTGGAAATATGTAACAGACTGGGAAAATTGCTTTAGATCATTTGACCGAGACAACAGTGGAAATATCGATAGACATGAATTAAAAACAGCTCTCCTAAATTTTGGATACAGATTATCAGATCAAATTATAGACACTCTTATACGCAAATATGACAGAGCTGGTCGTGGCACTATATATTTTGATGATTTTATTCAGTGCTGTATAGTCTTATAT acaTTAACTACTGCCTTCAGACAGTTGGATACAGATATGGATGGTGTCATTATTATTCACTATGAGCAGTTCTTAGGCATGGTATTCAACCTTAAAATATAA
- the Alg-2 gene encoding apoptosis-linked gene-2 isoform X2 produces the protein MSFVSPMPSREFLWDVFQRVDKDRSGTITAEELQQALSNGTWTPFNPETVRLMIGMFDKNQKGTVSFEEFGALWKYVTDWENCFRSFDRDNSGNIDRHELKTALLNFGYRLSDQIIDTLIRKYDRAGRGTIYFDDFIQCCIVLYTLTTAFRQLDTDMDGVIIIHYEQFLGMVFNLKI, from the exons ATGTCTTTTGTATCGCCTATGCCTAGTCGAGAATTTCTCTGGGATGTTTTTCAAAG AGTTGATAAGGATAGATCTGGTACAATTACTGCAGAGGAATTACAGCAGGCTCTTTCTAATGGGACTTGGACACCATTTAATCCAGAAACAGTTCGTTTAATGATTG GTATGTTTGATAAAAATCAAAAGGGAACAGTTAGTTTTGAAGAATTTGGAGCTCTGTGGAAATATGTAACAGACTGGGAAAATTGCTTTAGATCATTTGACCGAGACAACAGTGGAAATATCGATAGACATGAATTAAAAACAGCTCTCCTAAATTTTGGATACAGATTATCAGATCAAATTATAGACACTCTTATACGCAAATATGACAGAGCTGGTCGTGGCACTATATATTTTGATGATTTTATTCAGTGCTGTATAGTCTTATAT acaTTAACTACTGCCTTCAGACAGTTGGATACAGATATGGATGGTGTCATTATTATTCACTATGAGCAGTTCTTAGGCATGGTATTCAACCTTAAAATATAA
- the Ada gene encoding adenosine deaminase-like protein isoform X2 — protein sequence MNLGNFCRALPKLELHAHLNGSLSMDTLKKLYKMQNPNSEDSDKIFTSIKDFSSLGECFKVFDIAHSLAITPEAVFHSTYETIKEFKDDNVIYLELRSTPRVIEGKMTKEECIEAIIKAFEVCKTDFPSILLKLLISINRKQGYKAAQENIELAIDFIKKYPQYIVGLDLSGDPMTGSTFLELLEKARMAGLKIAIHCAEISNETETIDILEFKPDRLGHCTCIHPTLQGSNKIFNLLLKSKIPVELCLTSNVQCKTVPTYESHQFKYLFEAGHPICLGIDSWVFSVL from the exons atgaatTTAGGAAATTTCTGCCGAGCTCTGCCAAAATTG GAACTTCATGCTCATTTAAATGGATCCCTAAGCATGGATACCTTgaagaaattgtataaaatgcaaaatcCTAATTCAGAAGATTCTGACAAAATATTTACGAGTATAAAAGATTTTTCATCATTAGGCGA GTGTTTCAAAGTATTTGACATAGCACATTCATTAGCAATAACACCAGAAGCAGTTTTTCATTCTACCTATGAAACAATTAAAGAATTCAAAGatgataacgtaatatatttggAGCTTAGAAGCACACCACGTGTTATTGAAGGGAAAATGACAAAAGAAGAATGTATAGAAGCAATTATAAAAGCATTTGA gGTGTGCAAGACTGATTTTCCAAGCATATTATTGAAGTTACTAATATCTATTAATCGTAAACAAGGATACAAAGCAGCACAAGAAAACATAGAATTAGCAATAGATTTTATCAAGAAATATCCCCAATATATCGTTGGACTTGATCTCAGTGGAGATCCAATGACAGGAAGTACATTTTTAGAGTTATTGGAAAAAGCTAGAATGGCTGGACTTAAAATTGCAATCCATTGTGCAGAG ATTTCAAATGAAACTGAAACAATAGATATCCTTGAATTTAAACCAGATAGATTGGGACATTGCACTTGCATTCATCCTACGCTACAAGgatcaaacaaaatatttaatttgctTCTTAAGTCGAAAATTCCTGTAG AATTGTGTTTAACTTCGAATGTTCAATGTAAAACAGTACCTACTTATGAATCTCaccaatttaaatatttgtttgaaGCTGGACATCCTATTTGTCTTGGT atcgATTCGTGGGTGTTCAGTGTTTTATAG
- the Ada gene encoding adenosine deaminase-like protein isoform X1, with translation MNLGNFCRALPKLELHAHLNGSLSMDTLKKLYKMQNPNSEDSDKIFTSIKDFSSLGECFKVFDIAHSLAITPEAVFHSTYETIKEFKDDNVIYLELRSTPRVIEGKMTKEECIEAIIKAFEVCKTDFPSILLKLLISINRKQGYKAAQENIELAIDFIKKYPQYIVGLDLSGDPMTGSTFLELLEKARMAGLKIAIHCAEISNETETIDILEFKPDRLGHCTCIHPTLQGSNKIFNLLLKSKIPVELCLTSNVQCKTVPTYESHQFKYLFEAGHPICLGTDDKGVFHTSLSHEYEIASSTFGLEREQLIKLCLSSVQYAFATLEEKQAILCKIEKFAKEYNVTY, from the exons atgaatTTAGGAAATTTCTGCCGAGCTCTGCCAAAATTG GAACTTCATGCTCATTTAAATGGATCCCTAAGCATGGATACCTTgaagaaattgtataaaatgcaaaatcCTAATTCAGAAGATTCTGACAAAATATTTACGAGTATAAAAGATTTTTCATCATTAGGCGA GTGTTTCAAAGTATTTGACATAGCACATTCATTAGCAATAACACCAGAAGCAGTTTTTCATTCTACCTATGAAACAATTAAAGAATTCAAAGatgataacgtaatatatttggAGCTTAGAAGCACACCACGTGTTATTGAAGGGAAAATGACAAAAGAAGAATGTATAGAAGCAATTATAAAAGCATTTGA gGTGTGCAAGACTGATTTTCCAAGCATATTATTGAAGTTACTAATATCTATTAATCGTAAACAAGGATACAAAGCAGCACAAGAAAACATAGAATTAGCAATAGATTTTATCAAGAAATATCCCCAATATATCGTTGGACTTGATCTCAGTGGAGATCCAATGACAGGAAGTACATTTTTAGAGTTATTGGAAAAAGCTAGAATGGCTGGACTTAAAATTGCAATCCATTGTGCAGAG ATTTCAAATGAAACTGAAACAATAGATATCCTTGAATTTAAACCAGATAGATTGGGACATTGCACTTGCATTCATCCTACGCTACAAGgatcaaacaaaatatttaatttgctTCTTAAGTCGAAAATTCCTGTAG AATTGTGTTTAACTTCGAATGTTCAATGTAAAACAGTACCTACTTATGAATCTCaccaatttaaatatttgtttgaaGCTGGACATCCTATTTGTCTTGGT aCCGATGACAAAGGCGTTTTCCATACATCTTTATCTCACGAATACGAAATAGCTAGTTCAACGTTTGGTTTAGAACGAGAACAACTCATAAAACTTTGCCTATCATCTGTACAATATGCTTTTGCGACATTAGAAGAGAAACAAGCAATATTGTGTAAGATCGAAAAATTTGCtaaagaatataacgttacatattgA